The following proteins come from a genomic window of Halictus rubicundus isolate RS-2024b chromosome 8, iyHalRubi1_principal, whole genome shotgun sequence:
- the Aurb gene encoding aurora kinase B, which translates to MELREPFKVPSNVPSEYKEIVHDILYKMREHIDNRGPRYQWSLNDFEVGAPLGRGKFGRVYLAREKNTQYMVALKTLYKVELMKGRVEKQVMREIEIQTHLSHPHILQMLTYFHDRKRIYLVLEFAAGGELYKELKRQPDERFNEHLSAKYTYQVADALEYCHRNNVIHRDIKPENLLLTYEGDVKLADFGWSVHAPSSKRNTLCGTLDYLPPEMVTGQTYDIYVDHWCLGILCYEFLAGTPPFLSNSTQETYVKIKSLNIQWSSTITPGAKDLISKLIKRKSSERISMAAVKNHFWIIKHKDGHS; encoded by the exons TTTAAAGTGCCTTCCAATGTTCCATCCGAATATAAAGAGATTGTTCACGATATCTTGTATAAAATGAGGGAACACATTGATAACAGAGGTCCAAG ATATCAATGGAGTCTAAACGATTTTGAAGTTGGCGCACCATTGGGCCGTGGTAAATTTGGCCGTGTTTATTTAGCTAGAGAAAAAAACACACAGTATATGGTTGCTTTAAAGACTTTGTACAAAGTAGAATTAATGAAAGGCCGCGTAGAGAAGCAGGTAATGCGTGAAATTGAGATTCAAACGCACTTAAG CCATCCTCATATTCTTCAGATGTTAACTTATTTCCACGACCGTAAACGTATTTACCTTGTATTAGAATTTGCAGCTGGGGGAGAACTATATAAAGAACTGAAACGTCAACCCGATGAAAGATTCAATGAACATTT ATCTGCAAAGTATACCTATCAGGTTGCAGATGCTTTAGAATATTGCCATAGAAACAATGTGATTCACAGGGATATAAAACCAGAAAATTTATTGCTTACGTATGAGGGCGATGTAAAATTAGCAGACTTTGGATGGTCTGTTCATGCACCATCATCCAA GAGAAACACGCTTTGCGGGACACTGGACTATTTGCCACCAGAAATGGTAACAGGACAAACTTATGACATATATGTTGATCATTGGTGTCTGGGTATTCTTTGCTACGAATTTCTAGCTGGTACACCTCCTTTTCTCAGTAATTCTACACAAGAAACTTATGTTAAAATAAAGTCGTTAAATATCCAGTGGTCGTCGACAATAACGCCAGGAGCTAAAGATCTCATATCAAAG TTAATCAAACGAAAAAGTTCCGAAAGAATTTCTATGGCTGCTGTTAAAAACCATTTTTGGATTATAAAACACAAGGATGGACattcataa